In Candidatus Electrothrix scaldis, the genomic window CCGCATCCGGGGTAAACTGGTCTGCGGCAATAACATCCACCGGCAGATAAACCTTTACGCCCTTTTCCTTGGCATCAATCAGTAATTGGCGGGCATTATCCAGCAAATCATCCTCCACTTTGGAGGCACCCACAGAATAGCCTTGGCTTTTGAGAAAGGTGTTGGCCATTGCGCCGCCGATGAGCAGACAGTCTACCTTATTGAGCATATTGGTCAAGGCCTCAAGTTTGCCGGAGACCTTAGCGCCACCCACAATGGCGACCATTGGGCGCTGTGGATCATCCACCGAACGGTGGAAATAAGACATTTCCTTATCCAGCAGAAAACCAGCTGCCTTTTCTGCACAGTTTTCCGCAATCCCGGTAACCGAGGCATGGGAACGATGGGAGGCAGCAAAGGCATCGTTGATATAAATATCGGTTAGGGCGGCGAGCTGCTGGGCAAAGGCAGGATCATTGGCCTGCTCTTCAGCATGGAAGCGGAGGTTTTCCAGTAACACGATATCGCCGTTATTCATGGCAGCAACAGCACTTTCCGCCTCAGGTCCTACACAGTCTTGAGCCAGCTGGACCGGTTTGTCGAGAATGCTGGAGAGGTATTGGGCAACCGGTGCCAGGGAGAACTTCTCCATCCGTTGTCCTTTGGGGCGTCCCATATGGGAGGCAAGGATAACTTTGGCCTCTTGCTCCAGAGCATACTGGATGGTGGGCAGAACGGTGCGGATGCGCAGGTCATCGGTGATTTCACCCTGCTCATTCATAGGTACGTTGAAATCCACCCGGATCAAAACTCGTTTTCCGCTAATATCAAGGTCACGAATTGTTTTCATTCTTACTCCTGTGAGGAAATTCCAATTCGGTTCGTAGGGGCAAGGTCTGGGTGTTTGACCAAGAGAATCAATAGAGAAAGGGCAAACACAGCGGTTTGCCCCTACAGAATTTTTACAGAAGACGACCAGAGGTCATCTTGAATACCCTACTTAGGGTATCCTGTTACACCATCCGTTCAGCCACGGAGACGGTCAGGTCACCAAGCATATTGGTGTAACTGCCCAGCTCGTTGTCGTACCAGCCGTAGATGACAGCTTGGGTTACCGGAACCTCCAGAATATGCGGTCCCGATCCTGCGTCGATGTTGCAGCTCTTCAGGTGATCCAGGTTAACCTTCAGGGAAGCAGTCCGGGTATGGGTCTCGGTGGACTCGATAACCGTAGCTGCCTCTGGGGTACCAATGATATCTGAGGAAACATTCTGGCCCGCAGAGTACTTGAGGTACTGGGTGGTGGCTGCGTAATCTTTGTAGATACTGTTGATCAGGTCGCGTTTAATGGGGTTTTCCAGCTCGTCCTGCAGGTTGAGCACCAGGACAATCAGGGAACCTGTGGAGGTCGGAATCCGAACAGACTCTGCAATAAAACCGATGCCCTTCATCTCCGGGATAACCAGACCCAAGGCCTTGGCAGCACCGGTGGTGGTCAGGATAATATTGTTGAGGGTGGAGCGGTTTTTACGCAGGTCAGTCACGCCAGCAGCAGGGACGGCATCCAGGACTTTCTGGCTTCCTGTGGCTGCATGGACCGTGACCATAGACGCGGTGAGCATCCGGTCTGCACCGAAATGATCCATGAGTGGCTTGATCATATAGGACAGACAGGTGGTGGTGCAGGAGGCTGCCGAGACGATGGAGTGCTGCTCTGGCTTATAATCATCGTCATTAATGCCCATAACCGTGGTGATCGCATCATCAGGCATATCAATGCCCTTAGATTTAATCTTGA contains:
- a CDS encoding glyceraldehyde 3-phosphate dehydrogenase NAD-binding domain-containing protein; protein product: MKLGINGLGRIGKLSLWHHVSRQFFSEIVVNLGRQVGSGLEDIAATIEKDSSYGRLSTYLHGHKGGRVIENLNEAAGTMTINGVPVTVLREARNPKDIKWQDNNVRMVVDTTGVFKDPTTDAGDPRGSVRGHLQAGAEKVMVSAPFKIKSKGIDMPDDAITTVMGINDDDYKPEQHSIVSAASCTTTCLSYMIKPLMDHFGADRMLTASMVTVHAATGSQKVLDAVPAAGVTDLRKNRSTLNNIILTTTGAAKALGLVIPEMKGIGFIAESVRIPTSTGSLIVLVLNLQDELENPIKRDLINSIYKDYAATTQYLKYSAGQNVSSDIIGTPEAATVIESTETHTRTASLKVNLDHLKSCNIDAGSGPHILEVPVTQAVIYGWYDNELGSYTNMLGDLTVSVAERMV
- a CDS encoding phosphoglycerate kinase, whose product is MKTIRDLDISGKRVLIRVDFNVPMNEQGEITDDLRIRTVLPTIQYALEQEAKVILASHMGRPKGQRMEKFSLAPVAQYLSSILDKPVQLAQDCVGPEAESAVAAMNNGDIVLLENLRFHAEEQANDPAFAQQLAALTDIYINDAFAASHRSHASVTGIAENCAEKAAGFLLDKEMSYFHRSVDDPQRPMVAIVGGAKVSGKLEALTNMLNKVDCLLIGGAMANTFLKSQGYSVGASKVEDDLLDNARQLLIDAKEKGVKVYLPVDVIAADQFTPDAVCKQVTIQDIPDNWMALDIGPATVICFTEVLANAKTIVWNGPMGAFEMDAYARGTMALAHAVASAHALSITGGGDSNAAVRLSGEAENISYMSTGGGAFLMLMEGKELPGVKALEG